A DNA window from Sediminitomix flava contains the following coding sequences:
- a CDS encoding TonB-dependent receptor has protein sequence MKNQFFVLFLFSVFLTPITSFAQNGIIKGTVSDKSSNEKLPFVNVVIQGETRGASTNMDGYYEIKNLKPGLYNIEVSYVGYDPITIFEIEVTNARSAIADIQLKPSISELEEVEVRATGFLKTEESPVSVRTIGASEVKKNPGGNRDISRVIRSLPGVASTAAFRNDILIRGGSPNENRFYLDGIEVPNINHFATQGASGGPVGMINVDFIQNVDFYSGAFPVSRGNALSSVMEFKQKEGRSDNWATNLVLGTSDFGVTLDGPISQNSSLIFSARRSYLQFLFSALGLPFLPTYNDFQFKYTHKINKKNKISIIGLGAIDDFSLNEDAVSDPTAEDYESNKYILDYIPVQTQWNYTIGAKWEHFGENTTHTFVVSRNMLNNDQFKHENNDESLPKTLDYTSQEIENKLRWEAITYLPKNFNLSYGVNYELAKYTNATDTRIYNPELGEVVPTQFSSELDLNKWGVFANIGKKFFNKLSLSVGFRADGNDYSSSMENMFDQFSPRFSASYDLHPRWSLNFNTGIYYQLPPYTVLGYKADGEFVNRENDLTYIKNRHVVGGIEYKVDSKNFRASLEGFHKKYDNYPFSVANQVSLANLGGDFGVIGNEEVLSASEGRSYGLEFLVQQKFFRGFYGILAYTYVRSEFTDADGNFAPSSWDNRHIVSITSGKKLGKGWEIGGRWLYSGGNPYTPYDEQASINPEIWNTQKRAILDYSRVNSERLDAYHQLDIRVDKKYFFDKWSLSMFLDIQNIYNFKSKGQPTLIMATDENGNNLVDGNGNYVPKYLENENGLLQPSIGVIIEL, from the coding sequence ATGAAGAATCAGTTTTTTGTGCTTTTTCTTTTCTCTGTATTTTTAACACCAATCACATCTTTTGCTCAAAACGGTATCATAAAGGGTACTGTAAGTGATAAAAGCTCAAATGAAAAACTTCCTTTCGTGAATGTAGTCATTCAAGGAGAAACGAGAGGAGCTTCAACAAACATGGACGGGTATTATGAAATTAAAAACCTAAAACCCGGACTTTACAATATTGAAGTGTCATATGTTGGATATGATCCTATCACAATTTTCGAGATTGAAGTAACCAATGCTCGTTCTGCTATTGCAGACATACAACTTAAACCAAGTATTAGTGAATTAGAAGAGGTTGAAGTTAGAGCTACAGGCTTCCTAAAAACCGAAGAAAGCCCTGTTTCTGTAAGAACAATCGGAGCTAGTGAAGTAAAAAAGAATCCTGGAGGTAACCGAGATATATCAAGAGTGATTCGATCACTACCTGGTGTGGCTTCTACAGCAGCATTTAGAAATGACATTTTGATCCGTGGTGGATCTCCTAATGAAAACCGTTTTTACCTAGACGGAATTGAAGTTCCCAATATCAATCACTTTGCCACTCAAGGAGCTTCGGGTGGACCTGTAGGAATGATCAACGTTGATTTTATCCAAAATGTAGACTTTTACTCTGGAGCATTCCCAGTATCAAGAGGAAATGCACTTTCTTCCGTAATGGAATTCAAACAAAAAGAAGGTAGATCAGACAACTGGGCTACAAACCTTGTATTAGGAACATCGGACTTTGGCGTTACGCTAGATGGTCCTATTTCTCAAAATTCATCATTAATTTTCTCTGCGAGACGTTCTTATCTACAATTCTTATTTAGTGCACTTGGACTGCCATTCCTTCCTACTTACAACGACTTCCAGTTTAAGTACACACACAAGATTAATAAGAAAAACAAAATCTCAATCATTGGTCTTGGTGCTATTGACGACTTTAGTCTAAATGAGGATGCTGTTAGTGATCCTACAGCTGAAGATTACGAGAGCAATAAATATATCTTAGACTACATTCCTGTTCAGACTCAGTGGAACTATACTATTGGAGCTAAGTGGGAACACTTTGGCGAAAACACTACTCATACCTTTGTAGTAAGTAGAAATATGCTTAACAATGATCAGTTCAAGCATGAAAACAACGATGAGAGTTTACCAAAAACTTTAGATTATACCTCTCAAGAAATAGAAAACAAACTACGTTGGGAAGCGATCACTTACCTTCCTAAGAATTTCAACTTGAGTTATGGTGTAAATTACGAGTTAGCAAAATATACAAATGCTACAGATACAAGAATCTACAATCCTGAGCTTGGAGAAGTAGTTCCTACGCAATTCTCTAGTGAGTTAGATCTTAATAAATGGGGTGTATTTGCCAATATTGGTAAGAAATTCTTCAATAAATTAAGCTTATCTGTAGGTTTCAGGGCTGATGGTAACGACTACTCTTCTTCAATGGAGAACATGTTCGACCAATTCTCTCCAAGATTCTCAGCTTCTTATGATTTACATCCGAGATGGAGTTTGAACTTCAATACAGGTATTTACTACCAATTACCACCTTATACGGTATTGGGATACAAAGCTGATGGAGAATTTGTAAATAGAGAAAATGACCTTACTTACATCAAAAACAGACATGTTGTCGGTGGAATTGAATACAAAGTAGATTCTAAAAACTTCAGAGCATCTCTTGAAGGTTTCCATAAAAAATATGACAACTATCCATTCTCAGTTGCAAATCAGGTTTCATTGGCAAACCTTGGTGGAGACTTTGGTGTGATTGGAAATGAAGAAGTTCTTTCAGCTTCTGAAGGAAGAAGTTATGGTCTTGAATTCTTAGTACAACAAAAGTTCTTCAGAGGCTTCTACGGAATCTTGGCTTATACTTATGTTAGAAGTGAGTTTACCGATGCTGATGGCAACTTTGCGCCATCTTCTTGGGATAACAGACACATCGTAAGTATTACTTCTGGTAAAAAACTTGGTAAAGGATGGGAAATTGGAGGTAGATGGCTATACTCTGGTGGAAACCCTTACACACCATACGATGAGCAAGCATCAATCAATCCTGAAATTTGGAACACACAGAAAAGAGCAATTCTAGATTATTCAAGAGTAAACTCTGAGCGTTTAGATGCTTACCACCAATTGGACATCCGTGTAGATAAAAAATACTTCTTTGACAAATGGAGTTTGAGCATGTTCTTAGACATTCAGAACATCTACAACTTCAAGTCAAAAGGACAACCTACTTTAATTATGGCAACAGATGAGAATGGCAACAATCTCGTTGACGGCAATGGAAATTATGTACCAAAATATTTAGAAAATGAGAACGGTTTACTTCAACCATCTATTGGAGTAATTATCGAACTCTAA
- a CDS encoding NAD(P)/FAD-dependent oxidoreductase, whose product MKKNINCTVSPNIAFDEQKFREFTLKKLKLTDSEEVYVRMTRRSVDARTKNIKVNTAAEVFINEEPSNPLSYDKAYKDVRDSKRAIIVGAGPGGLFAALRFLELGVKPIILERGKDVRARRRDLAAINKDNVVNPDSNYCFGEGGAGTYSDGKLYTRSKKRGDFRRILEIFVAHGADEKILVDAHPHIGTNKLPKVIAEIRESIIEAGGEIHFDSRVVDILLEKDQVKGVRTQNGFTYEGDTIILATGHSARDIFELLAEKKIEIETKPFALGVRIEHPQPLIDSIQYHGGRDRGPYLPAAAYSLVSQVRFEGKEKGVFSFCMCPGGFIVPSATAQDEIVVNGMSPSRRDSKYANSGIVVSVDHEDFKPYVKEHGVLAGMAFQRAIEHKAWLSSDKTQVAPAQRLADFVNDKVSNSLNETSYQPGLNSIDMREVLPPQVAHRLKYGFKSFGRKMKGYLTNEAQLIGIESRTSSPVRIPRDRESYQHTQIKGLFPCGEGAGYAGGIASAAMDGEKCAEKAFEQFYV is encoded by the coding sequence ATGAAAAAGAATATAAATTGTACAGTATCTCCTAACATTGCTTTTGATGAGCAGAAGTTTCGAGAGTTTACACTCAAGAAATTAAAACTGACAGATTCTGAGGAAGTATATGTTCGTATGACAAGGCGATCTGTCGATGCCAGAACTAAGAATATTAAGGTTAATACAGCCGCTGAGGTTTTTATTAACGAAGAGCCAAGTAATCCGTTAAGCTACGATAAAGCATATAAAGATGTCAGAGATAGCAAAAGAGCTATCATTGTTGGAGCGGGACCTGGAGGATTATTTGCTGCTTTAAGATTTTTAGAATTGGGAGTCAAGCCAATTATCTTGGAACGTGGTAAGGATGTGAGAGCTCGAAGAAGAGATTTGGCAGCCATAAATAAGGATAATGTAGTAAACCCAGATTCGAATTATTGTTTTGGAGAAGGTGGGGCAGGTACGTATTCAGATGGTAAACTTTATACGCGTTCGAAAAAAAGAGGTGACTTCAGACGTATTCTTGAGATTTTTGTAGCTCATGGAGCAGATGAAAAAATCTTGGTTGATGCACATCCACATATCGGAACAAATAAGCTACCGAAAGTAATTGCTGAAATCAGAGAGAGTATCATTGAAGCGGGTGGTGAAATTCATTTCGATTCAAGAGTAGTTGATATTCTACTAGAGAAAGACCAAGTAAAGGGTGTGCGTACGCAAAATGGATTTACCTATGAAGGTGATACAATTATTTTAGCAACAGGACACTCTGCTAGAGATATTTTTGAGCTTTTGGCAGAAAAGAAAATTGAAATAGAAACGAAGCCTTTTGCTCTTGGTGTTCGTATTGAGCATCCTCAACCACTTATTGATAGCATTCAGTACCATGGAGGAAGAGATAGAGGACCATATTTGCCAGCAGCTGCTTATTCTTTAGTAAGTCAAGTTAGATTTGAAGGAAAGGAAAAAGGTGTATTTTCTTTCTGTATGTGCCCAGGAGGGTTTATTGTTCCTTCTGCTACAGCTCAAGATGAGATTGTAGTAAACGGTATGTCTCCTTCAAGACGAGATTCTAAATATGCCAATTCAGGTATTGTAGTTTCCGTAGATCATGAAGACTTCAAACCCTATGTAAAAGAACATGGAGTTTTGGCAGGGATGGCTTTCCAAAGAGCGATTGAGCATAAAGCGTGGTTGAGTTCAGACAAAACTCAAGTAGCTCCTGCACAACGTTTAGCTGATTTTGTAAATGATAAAGTTTCCAATTCTCTAAATGAAACTTCATATCAACCAGGTTTGAATTCTATTGATATGAGAGAAGTTTTACCTCCACAGGTAGCACACCGTTTGAAATACGGATTCAAATCATTTGGTAGAAAAATGAAGGGTTATCTTACAAATGAAGCTCAACTGATTGGTATCGAGAGTAGGACATCATCTCCTGTTCGTATTCCAAGAGATAGGGAAAGCTATCAGCATACACAAATTAAAGGACTATTTCCTTGTGGTGAAGGTGCTGGTTATGCTGGTGGTATTGCTTCAGCTGCAATGGATGGTGAAAAATGTGCAGAAAAAGCGTTCGAGCAGTTTTATGTATAA
- a CDS encoding TlpA family protein disulfide reductase, whose product MKLLFTITLSLLSSYVFSQTTLYKVPSSKELLKKEQLEFHRDEVEDRFGMRMNYKAVEEKVTGDTTILSLSYNFSGLWRLKDDFEVDYSQDNLIGQTIPFTSLKRLDGSELKLEDLKGKPTVMNFWFTSCAPCIQEMPALNRIKNQFKDQVNFIAVTHNSSKKVREFLKKREFNFDHVVDARKFITKGLFIDGMPEIIFLDKDGEIIAFKGGIHGEKAEKRMINEIQNLIDQATL is encoded by the coding sequence ATGAAACTACTATTTACTATTACACTCTCTCTACTAAGTAGCTATGTCTTTTCCCAAACGACTCTTTACAAAGTGCCTAGCTCTAAAGAACTACTAAAAAAAGAACAATTAGAATTTCATCGTGACGAAGTCGAAGATCGGTTTGGGATGAGAATGAACTACAAAGCTGTAGAAGAAAAAGTCACAGGTGACACGACCATTTTAAGTTTATCATATAATTTCTCGGGACTATGGCGCTTGAAAGATGACTTTGAAGTTGATTATTCACAAGACAATTTAATTGGACAAACTATTCCTTTCACTTCTTTAAAGCGTTTAGATGGTTCTGAGCTAAAACTGGAAGACTTGAAAGGGAAACCAACTGTTATGAATTTTTGGTTCACAAGCTGCGCTCCATGTATTCAAGAAATGCCTGCTCTAAACAGAATCAAAAATCAGTTCAAAGATCAAGTAAACTTTATTGCTGTCACCCACAACAGTTCAAAAAAGGTAAGAGAATTCTTAAAGAAAAGAGAGTTCAACTTTGATCATGTGGTTGATGCTAGAAAATTCATTACAAAAGGACTATTTATAGATGGCATGCCTGAAATTATTTTCCTTGATAAAGACGGTGAAATAATCGCATTTAAAGGTGGTATCCATGGAGAAAAAGCTGAAAAAAGGATGATCAATGAAATACAAAATTTGATTGATCAAGCAACACTTTAA
- a CDS encoding homoserine dehydrogenase, giving the protein MTRDVKIGLFGFGCVGQGLYDVLNNSKNFRADISKIVVKNKDKERPLPSKYFSFDKDEVLKNPEINLITELIDDVDQAYDIVTNALKNGKNVVSANKKMIAENLEELVSLQKEYDTSLLYEASACASIPIIRTLEEYYDNELLYSVRGIFNGSSNFILSKMFNEGLEYQDVLKEAQDLGFAETDPTLDVGGFDAKYKLVIIICHSYGLFVDPKEIFNYGIQNLTAFDMQYAKEKGLKIKQIARVYKTPEDEVVGYVMPQFVKPTDDLYKVDNEYNGVVVEAAFSDKQFFKGKGAGGHPTGSAVLSDISANRYDYKYEYRKRKTDAFMRFTNDATLDVYFRYDKGVALDESKFIEINERYQGAENAFVIGKVNLADFKEDEYFHQKGTFAIELPVE; this is encoded by the coding sequence ATGACACGGGATGTTAAAATAGGACTTTTTGGTTTTGGATGCGTAGGGCAAGGACTTTATGATGTATTAAATAACAGTAAGAACTTCCGTGCCGACATCAGTAAAATTGTGGTAAAGAATAAAGACAAAGAACGTCCTTTACCTTCAAAATATTTCTCATTTGATAAAGATGAGGTACTCAAAAACCCTGAAATCAACCTTATTACAGAGTTGATTGATGATGTTGATCAAGCTTACGACATTGTAACGAATGCCCTTAAGAATGGGAAAAATGTAGTAAGTGCGAATAAAAAGATGATCGCAGAAAACTTGGAAGAGTTAGTCAGCCTTCAAAAAGAATATGATACTTCTCTTCTATATGAAGCTTCAGCTTGTGCAAGTATTCCAATCATCCGTACACTGGAGGAGTATTATGATAATGAGCTTCTTTATAGTGTAAGAGGTATTTTTAATGGTTCCTCTAATTTCATCTTATCAAAGATGTTTAATGAAGGATTGGAGTACCAAGATGTGTTGAAAGAAGCGCAAGATTTAGGTTTTGCTGAAACTGATCCAACATTAGATGTAGGAGGTTTTGATGCAAAATACAAACTAGTAATCATCATCTGTCACTCATACGGTTTGTTTGTTGATCCTAAGGAGATTTTCAATTATGGTATTCAAAATCTGACTGCTTTTGATATGCAATATGCAAAAGAGAAAGGTTTGAAAATCAAGCAAATTGCGAGAGTATATAAAACACCAGAAGACGAAGTTGTTGGATACGTAATGCCTCAATTTGTGAAACCAACAGATGACCTCTATAAAGTAGATAACGAATACAATGGTGTAGTAGTTGAAGCGGCTTTCTCTGATAAGCAATTTTTCAAAGGAAAAGGAGCAGGAGGACACCCAACAGGTTCAGCGGTACTTTCAGATATTTCTGCAAATCGTTATGATTACAAATACGAATACCGAAAACGTAAAACGGATGCATTTATGCGTTTTACAAATGATGCTACTTTGGATGTGTATTTTAGATATGATAAAGGAGTTGCTTTAGATGAAAGTAAGTTCATAGAAATAAATGAGCGATACCAAGGAGCTGAGAATGCTTTTGTTATTGGTAAAGTAAACTTAGCTGATTTTAAAGAAGACGAATACTTCCATCAGAAAGGAACATTTGCAATAGAGCTACCAGTTGAATAG
- the metX gene encoding homoserine O-acetyltransferase MetX, translating into MHTQVFTYQQEFELESGEILPEFQLEYQTAGKINEDGSNIIWACHALTGNADVMDWWSGLFGDNKIFNPDEHFIICANVLGSCYGSTGPLSVNPRTNKPYYHSFPSITIRDMVNALDLLRVDLGISKIHTLIGGSLGGQQALEWAVKHPTLAENLIIVASNAKHSPWGIAFNETQRIAINADPTWKEERDDAGINGLIAARSIAMLSYRNYETYETTQMDDDEDKVNNFRASSYQQYQGEKLTKRFNAYSYWTLSKAMDSHNLGRNRGGLKEALKLIKSYTQVIGVNTDVLFPVSEQRFIARYVENVTYEEINSTYGHDGFLVEFNKLAKAIDAFFKQKNRKKLIYDTGC; encoded by the coding sequence ATGCACACACAAGTCTTTACATATCAGCAGGAATTTGAACTGGAGTCGGGAGAAATACTTCCTGAATTTCAATTGGAATACCAAACCGCAGGTAAAATCAATGAAGATGGCTCAAATATTATTTGGGCTTGTCATGCTTTAACTGGAAATGCCGATGTCATGGACTGGTGGAGTGGTTTGTTTGGGGATAATAAAATCTTTAATCCAGACGAACATTTCATTATTTGTGCAAATGTGTTGGGTTCTTGTTACGGTTCTACAGGACCACTTTCAGTAAATCCTAGAACTAATAAACCTTATTATCATTCTTTTCCAAGTATCACAATTCGTGATATGGTCAATGCGCTAGATCTCCTGAGAGTAGATTTGGGGATTTCAAAGATTCATACTTTAATAGGTGGTTCTTTAGGAGGACAACAAGCTTTAGAGTGGGCAGTAAAACACCCTACTTTAGCTGAGAATCTGATCATCGTAGCTTCAAATGCAAAACATTCTCCTTGGGGAATTGCATTTAATGAAACACAAAGAATAGCCATTAATGCAGACCCAACTTGGAAAGAAGAAAGAGATGATGCAGGGATTAATGGCTTGATAGCCGCACGTTCAATTGCGATGCTTTCATATAGAAATTATGAGACTTATGAAACTACACAAATGGATGATGATGAAGATAAGGTTAATAACTTTAGAGCTTCTAGCTATCAGCAATATCAAGGAGAAAAATTGACAAAACGTTTTAATGCCTATTCTTACTGGACTCTCTCTAAGGCAATGGATAGTCATAACTTAGGAAGAAACAGAGGAGGATTGAAAGAAGCATTGAAACTTATCAAATCATATACGCAAGTAATAGGGGTAAATACAGATGTATTATTCCCAGTTTCCGAGCAACGATTTATCGCAAGATATGTCGAAAATGTAACCTATGAAGAAATCAATTCCACTTATGGGCACGATGGCTTCTTGGTCGAATTTAATAAACTAGCAAAGGCGATCGATGCCTTCTTTAAACAAAAGAATAGAAAGAAATTGATTTATGACACGGGATGTTAA
- a CDS encoding O-acetylhomoserine aminocarboxypropyltransferase/cysteine synthase family protein: MSNASLHFDTLQVHAGQDIDPTTGSRAVPIYQTTSYGFKDADHGANLFALKEFGNIYTRIMNPTTDVFEKRIAALEGGVAAVAVASGQAAQFIALNNLCQAGDNIVSSTYLYGGTYNQFKIAFQRLGIEVNFVDGDQPQAFDEAINEKTKAIYLETIGNPGFNIPDFEKIAAIAKKHDIPLVVDNTFGAGGYLFKPLQHGANIVTASATKWIGGHGTSIGGVIVDGGNYNWGNGKFPQFSEPSEGYHGLNFWETFGSESPFGNIAFAIRARVEGLRDFGPSLSPFNSFQLLQGLETLSLRVDRHVSNALKLAEWLDEKGIVAKVNYPGLKDNPHHELAKKYLTNGFGAVLSFELKGGLEEAKTFVNSLELVSHLANVGDAKTLIIHPASTTHQQLSEEEQAAAGVTPALLRVSVGIEHIEDIKSDFEKAFAAAFANEELAV; the protein is encoded by the coding sequence ATGTCAAATGCAAGTTTACATTTCGATACTTTACAAGTACACGCAGGTCAAGATATAGACCCTACTACAGGATCAAGAGCTGTGCCTATTTATCAGACGACTTCATACGGGTTTAAGGATGCCGACCATGGTGCTAACTTATTTGCACTGAAGGAATTCGGGAATATCTATACTCGTATCATGAACCCAACTACGGATGTTTTTGAAAAAAGAATTGCTGCCCTAGAAGGTGGCGTAGCTGCTGTAGCTGTCGCTTCAGGACAAGCTGCCCAGTTCATTGCATTAAATAACTTATGCCAAGCAGGTGATAATATCGTTAGCTCGACTTACCTCTATGGCGGAACTTACAATCAATTCAAAATTGCTTTTCAACGTTTAGGAATTGAAGTCAACTTTGTTGATGGTGATCAACCTCAAGCTTTTGATGAAGCAATTAATGAAAAGACAAAAGCAATTTACCTTGAAACCATCGGGAACCCAGGTTTCAATATTCCAGATTTTGAAAAAATAGCAGCGATAGCCAAAAAGCATGATATTCCATTAGTTGTGGATAATACTTTTGGTGCAGGAGGTTATTTATTCAAGCCGCTACAACACGGCGCTAATATCGTAACTGCTTCTGCTACCAAGTGGATTGGTGGCCATGGAACCTCGATTGGCGGTGTAATCGTAGATGGGGGAAATTATAATTGGGGAAATGGAAAATTCCCTCAATTCTCGGAACCTTCAGAGGGCTATCATGGATTGAATTTTTGGGAGACTTTCGGTTCTGAAAGTCCTTTTGGAAACATTGCGTTTGCAATCCGTGCAAGAGTAGAGGGCTTAAGAGATTTTGGACCATCACTTAGTCCTTTCAACTCATTCCAACTATTACAAGGTTTAGAGACTCTTTCTTTGAGAGTGGACAGACATGTGAGCAATGCGCTAAAGTTAGCGGAGTGGTTGGATGAAAAAGGAATTGTTGCTAAAGTAAATTACCCTGGATTGAAAGATAATCCTCACCATGAGTTGGCTAAGAAATACTTAACCAATGGATTTGGTGCAGTACTTTCTTTTGAATTGAAAGGCGGGTTAGAAGAAGCTAAGACATTTGTAAACTCTTTGGAATTAGTGAGTCATTTGGCAAATGTAGGGGATGCTAAAACATTAATTATTCATCCGGCTTCAACGACTCACCAACAATTGAGTGAAGAAGAACAAGCTGCCGCAGGTGTAACTCCAGCATTGTTGAGAGTATCTGTAGGTATTGAACATATTGAAGATATCAAATCTGATTTTGAAAAAGCATTTGCAGCCGCATTTGCTAATGAAGAACTAGCAGTCTAA
- the dacB gene encoding D-alanyl-D-alanine carboxypeptidase/D-alanyl-D-alanine endopeptidase: protein MRRVSRKILINSNHIEMRFIKVVLFFWLTVFYYSSGWSQSISKSAFSESVKKILNHPQLSNASVSIHVIKTENNEEVFSYEENKTLCPASTMKLFTTSSALLLLGENFTFSTQLKYSGTWRDGVLNGDLYLIGSGDPSLTTDDFSKIKLEKPLNRITGNVIGVDAAFDSQLIPRGWIWEDIGNYYAAPISSLNINQNKYELYFQSFEEGKETKFLGSSPDLSSLVNFNNEVVSGAKGSGDQAYIFGSPRSNQRFIRGSIPPHRNRFKIKGALPFPSLQTTHSMVDYMKGLGVEIQGETLVSNLEEKNLNLISVIQSETLSNLITEVNHKSNNLYAECLAKAISHQKLGVKGSTEKGIERIRNEWENRGLPMSGFNMEDGSGLSRFNSVTSRQMTLMLSKMTRTNVFNSFKKSIPIVGKSGTVKYMCRSSIANGKIHAKSGSMKRVLAYSGYAENMDSEEFAFAIIINNYDDSKTIRPLIEKFFDQLVQVSLVD, encoded by the coding sequence ATGAGAAGAGTTTCACGTAAGATTTTAATCAATTCTAATCATATTGAAATGAGGTTTATTAAAGTTGTCCTATTTTTTTGGCTTACAGTGTTTTATTATTCAAGTGGATGGAGTCAAAGTATTTCAAAAAGTGCTTTCTCAGAAAGTGTCAAAAAGATCTTAAATCACCCTCAATTATCTAATGCAAGTGTATCTATTCATGTCATTAAGACGGAAAACAATGAAGAAGTTTTTAGTTATGAAGAGAATAAAACACTCTGTCCAGCATCTACAATGAAATTATTTACAACTTCTTCAGCCTTGTTACTTTTAGGTGAAAATTTCACTTTTTCAACTCAACTGAAGTACTCAGGAACTTGGCGTGATGGCGTTCTAAATGGGGATTTGTATTTAATCGGTTCGGGCGACCCATCACTTACCACTGATGATTTTTCTAAAATAAAATTAGAGAAACCTCTTAATCGAATTACTGGAAATGTGATTGGAGTTGATGCCGCTTTTGATTCTCAGCTTATTCCTAGAGGATGGATTTGGGAAGATATTGGAAATTATTATGCTGCACCAATTTCAAGTTTGAATATAAATCAGAATAAGTATGAGCTTTATTTTCAAAGCTTTGAAGAAGGAAAGGAAACTAAATTTTTAGGCTCTTCTCCTGACTTAAGTTCTCTAGTTAATTTCAATAATGAAGTTGTATCTGGCGCAAAAGGTTCTGGTGATCAGGCTTATATTTTTGGAAGCCCTCGAAGTAATCAAAGGTTTATAAGAGGGTCAATTCCTCCCCATCGAAATCGTTTTAAAATCAAGGGTGCATTACCTTTTCCAAGTCTTCAGACAACTCATTCTATGGTGGATTATATGAAAGGTTTAGGGGTTGAAATTCAAGGAGAAACATTAGTATCTAATCTTGAAGAGAAGAATCTTAATCTTATAAGTGTAATTCAATCAGAGACATTGTCAAATTTGATTACAGAGGTCAACCATAAGAGTAATAATTTGTATGCTGAATGTCTGGCTAAAGCAATTTCTCATCAAAAACTTGGAGTAAAGGGGAGTACTGAAAAAGGGATTGAAAGGATTCGTAATGAATGGGAGAATCGAGGTTTGCCAATGTCAGGATTTAATATGGAGGATGGTAGTGGTCTATCAAGATTTAACAGTGTTACTAGTCGTCAAATGACTTTGATGTTATCTAAAATGACCCGTACGAATGTCTTTAATTCATTCAAAAAATCAATCCCGATTGTAGGGAAGTCAGGGACGGTGAAATACATGTGTAGGTCTTCTATTGCAAATGGAAAAATCCATGCAAAGAGTGGAAGTATGAAGCGCGTTTTAGCTTATTCTGGTTATGCTGAAAATATGGATTCGGAAGAGTTTGCTTTTGCTATTATCATAAATAATTATGACGATTCTAAAACTATTCGTCCTCTCATCGAAAAATTCTTTGATCAATTAGTTCAAGTTTCTTTGGTTGACTAA